One genomic window of Carassius auratus strain Wakin chromosome 14, ASM336829v1, whole genome shotgun sequence includes the following:
- the cpeb4a gene encoding cytoplasmic polyadenylation element-binding protein 4 isoform X1, producing the protein MGDYGFLVKNNAANKSVFPVRIHPHLQHPLPHQTTPPSPPAFTSNNTTINGGSVGSAWLFPTVTTHSNMQDDILESETSKAPQQESYEGQDKQTLSPPGHQEAPGIISELDNTMPDENQLEKGTMENANGKEPLRLESPVLSGFDYQETSGIGTLAQSSSSSSSSLTGFSSWSTAMPPNPSTLIEEVGFFNQAATTNNAPPPLLFQSFSHHTSSGFGGNFSHQIGPLSQHHPSPHPHFQHPHNQPRRSTASPHPPPFSHRNAAFNQLPHLGNNLSKPPSPWGSYQSPSSTPSSTSWSPGGGYGGWGSSQGREYRRGLNGGVNPLNSISPLKKSFPNNQTQMQKYPRNNSGFNTKPWIEDTINRNDSIFPFQERSRSFDGFSMHSLENSLIDIMRAEQDSLKARNYGRRRGHSSLFPMDDERTYGDDDRSDQSLSGLGSPHSFPHQNGECIERYSRKVFVGGLPPDIDEDEITASFRRFGHLFVDWPHKAESKSYFPPKGYAFLLFQDESSVQALIDACMEEDGKLYLCVSSPTIKDKPVQIRPWNLNDSDFVMDGSQPLDPRKTIFVGGVPRPLRAVELAMIMDRLYGGVCYAGIDTDPELKYPKGAGRVAFSNQQSYIAAISARFVQLQHGEIDKRVEVKPYVLDDQLCDECQGTRCGGKFAPFFCANVTCLQYYCEYCWAAIHSRAGREFHKPLVKEGGDRPRHISFRWN; encoded by the exons ATGGGGGATTACGGCTTTCTGGTTAAAAACAACGCTGCTAACAAATCAGTTTTTCCTGTAAGAATTCACCCACACCTGCAGCATCCGCTTCCCCACCAGACAACACCTCCAAGCCCCCCGGCTTTCACCAGCAACAACACTACTATCAATGGTGGAAGTGTTGGGTCTGCTTGGCTTTTCCCAACTGTGACGACCCACTCTAACATGCAAGATGATATTTTGGAGTCCGAGACGTCCAAGGCTCCGCAACAAGAGAGTTATGAAGGACAAGACAAGCAGACGCTCTCTCCGCCAGGTCACCAGGAAGCTCCAGGAATCATATCAGAGTTGGACAACACCATGCCAGACGAGAACCAGCTGGAGAAAGGGACCATGGAGAACGCTAACGGTAAAGAGCCACTGCGGCTGGAATCTCCAGTGTTATCAGGGTTTGATTATCAGGAGACGTCTGGTATTGGTACTTTAGCACAGTCTAGTAGCTCGTCTTCGTCGTCCCTTACTGGCTTCAGCAGCTGGTCCACTGCTATGCCCCCCAACCCTTCCACCTTGATCGAAGAGGTTGGCTTTTTCAATCAGGCTGCTACTACTAACAATGCTCCTCCTCCGCTGCTATTTCAAAGTTTCTCTCATCACACCAGTTCAGGATTCGGGGGGAACTTCTCCCACCAGATAGGACCTCTATCTCAGCACCATCCATCTCCTCATCCACACTTCCAACACCCTCATAATCAGCCCCGCAGGTCCACGGCAAGCCCCCATCCACCTCCCTTCTCCCACCGCAATGCTGCTTTCAACCAGTTGCCCCATTTGGGGAACAACCTAAGCAAGCCTCCTTCCCCATGGGGGAGCTATCAGAGCCCCTCGTCCACCCCATCTTCTACTTCATGGAGCCCAGGTGGAGGATACGGAGGCTGGGGAAGCTCTCAGGGACGGGAGTATCGCCGAGGGCTGAACGGAGGGGTCAATCCCCTCAACTCGATCTCTCCTTTAAAGAAGTCTTTCCCAAATAACCAAACCCAAATGCAGAAGTATCCCCGCAATAACTCTGGCTTCAACACTAAACCCTGGATAGAGGATACCATAAACCGCAACGATAGCATCTTTCCTTTTCAG GAGCGCAGTCGGTCCTTTGATGGTTTTAGCATGCACTCTCTAGAGAACTCTCTGATCGACATCATGAGAGCCGAGCAGGATTCCTTAAAAG CGAGGAATTACGGGAGGCGACGAG GTCACTCATCGTTGTTTCCCATGGATGATGAGCGGACATACGGAGATGATGACCGGTCTGATCAGAGTCTGAGTGGACTGGGCTCACCACACAGTTTCCCTCACCAAAATGGTGAATGCATTGAGCGCTATTCTCGCAAGGTCTTTGTTGGTGGTCTACCTCCGGACATAGATGAAG ACGAGATCACCGCCAGTTTCCGACGCTTTGGACATTTGTTTGTGGACTGGCCTCACAAAGCAGAAAGCAAATCCTATTTTCCACCGAAAG GTTATGCGTTCCTTCTGTTTCAAGACGAGAGCTCGGTCCAGGCGCTGATAGACGCTTGTATGGAAGAGGATGGGAAGCTCTATCTCTGTGTCTCTAGCCCTACAATCAAAGATAAGCCA GTCCAGATACGACCCTGGAATTTGAACGACAGTGACTTTGTGATGGATGGATCTCAGCCCCTTGACCCCAGAAAAACTATCTTTGTTGGGGGAGTTCCACGACCTCTAAGAGCTG TGGAGCTCGCCATGATTATGGACCGACTGTACGGCGGGGTGTGCTATGCTGGCATTGACACGGACCCTGAGCTGAAGTATCCTAAAGGGGCTGGACGTGTGGCCTTCTCCAATCAGCAGAGCTACATTGCTGCTATCAGCGCTCGCTTTGTGCAACTGCAGCACGGAGAGATCGATAAACGG GTGGAAGTGAAGCCATATGTACTGGATGACCAGCTGTGTGATGAGTGTCAGGGCACACGTTGTGGGGGAAAGTTCGCTCCGTTCTTCTGTGCTAACGTCACTTGTCTTCAGTACTACTGTGAATACTGCTGGGCAGCCATTCACTCGCGTGCCGGACGGGAGTTTCACAAGCCTCTAGTGAAGGAGGGAGGAGACCGGCCTCGCCACATCTCCTTCCGCTGGAACTGA
- the cpeb4a gene encoding cytoplasmic polyadenylation element-binding protein 4 isoform X2, whose protein sequence is MGDYGFLVKNNAANKSVFPVRIHPHLQHPLPHQTTPPSPPAFTSNNTTINGGSVGSAWLFPTVTTHSNMQDDILESETSKAPQQESYEGQDKQTLSPPGHQEAPGIISELDNTMPDENQLEKGTMENANGKEPLRLESPVLSGFDYQETSGIGTLAQSSSSSSSSLTGFSSWSTAMPPNPSTLIEEVGFFNQAATTNNAPPPLLFQSFSHHTSSGFGGNFSHQIGPLSQHHPSPHPHFQHPHNQPRRSTASPHPPPFSHRNAAFNQLPHLGNNLSKPPSPWGSYQSPSSTPSSTSWSPGGGYGGWGSSQGREYRRGLNGGVNPLNSISPLKKSFPNNQTQMQKYPRNNSGFNTKPWIEDTINRNDSIFPFQERSRSFDGFSMHSLENSLIDIMRAEQDSLKGHSSLFPMDDERTYGDDDRSDQSLSGLGSPHSFPHQNGECIERYSRKVFVGGLPPDIDEDEITASFRRFGHLFVDWPHKAESKSYFPPKGYAFLLFQDESSVQALIDACMEEDGKLYLCVSSPTIKDKPVQIRPWNLNDSDFVMDGSQPLDPRKTIFVGGVPRPLRAVELAMIMDRLYGGVCYAGIDTDPELKYPKGAGRVAFSNQQSYIAAISARFVQLQHGEIDKRVEVKPYVLDDQLCDECQGTRCGGKFAPFFCANVTCLQYYCEYCWAAIHSRAGREFHKPLVKEGGDRPRHISFRWN, encoded by the exons ATGGGGGATTACGGCTTTCTGGTTAAAAACAACGCTGCTAACAAATCAGTTTTTCCTGTAAGAATTCACCCACACCTGCAGCATCCGCTTCCCCACCAGACAACACCTCCAAGCCCCCCGGCTTTCACCAGCAACAACACTACTATCAATGGTGGAAGTGTTGGGTCTGCTTGGCTTTTCCCAACTGTGACGACCCACTCTAACATGCAAGATGATATTTTGGAGTCCGAGACGTCCAAGGCTCCGCAACAAGAGAGTTATGAAGGACAAGACAAGCAGACGCTCTCTCCGCCAGGTCACCAGGAAGCTCCAGGAATCATATCAGAGTTGGACAACACCATGCCAGACGAGAACCAGCTGGAGAAAGGGACCATGGAGAACGCTAACGGTAAAGAGCCACTGCGGCTGGAATCTCCAGTGTTATCAGGGTTTGATTATCAGGAGACGTCTGGTATTGGTACTTTAGCACAGTCTAGTAGCTCGTCTTCGTCGTCCCTTACTGGCTTCAGCAGCTGGTCCACTGCTATGCCCCCCAACCCTTCCACCTTGATCGAAGAGGTTGGCTTTTTCAATCAGGCTGCTACTACTAACAATGCTCCTCCTCCGCTGCTATTTCAAAGTTTCTCTCATCACACCAGTTCAGGATTCGGGGGGAACTTCTCCCACCAGATAGGACCTCTATCTCAGCACCATCCATCTCCTCATCCACACTTCCAACACCCTCATAATCAGCCCCGCAGGTCCACGGCAAGCCCCCATCCACCTCCCTTCTCCCACCGCAATGCTGCTTTCAACCAGTTGCCCCATTTGGGGAACAACCTAAGCAAGCCTCCTTCCCCATGGGGGAGCTATCAGAGCCCCTCGTCCACCCCATCTTCTACTTCATGGAGCCCAGGTGGAGGATACGGAGGCTGGGGAAGCTCTCAGGGACGGGAGTATCGCCGAGGGCTGAACGGAGGGGTCAATCCCCTCAACTCGATCTCTCCTTTAAAGAAGTCTTTCCCAAATAACCAAACCCAAATGCAGAAGTATCCCCGCAATAACTCTGGCTTCAACACTAAACCCTGGATAGAGGATACCATAAACCGCAACGATAGCATCTTTCCTTTTCAG GAGCGCAGTCGGTCCTTTGATGGTTTTAGCATGCACTCTCTAGAGAACTCTCTGATCGACATCATGAGAGCCGAGCAGGATTCCTTAAAAG GTCACTCATCGTTGTTTCCCATGGATGATGAGCGGACATACGGAGATGATGACCGGTCTGATCAGAGTCTGAGTGGACTGGGCTCACCACACAGTTTCCCTCACCAAAATGGTGAATGCATTGAGCGCTATTCTCGCAAGGTCTTTGTTGGTGGTCTACCTCCGGACATAGATGAAG ACGAGATCACCGCCAGTTTCCGACGCTTTGGACATTTGTTTGTGGACTGGCCTCACAAAGCAGAAAGCAAATCCTATTTTCCACCGAAAG GTTATGCGTTCCTTCTGTTTCAAGACGAGAGCTCGGTCCAGGCGCTGATAGACGCTTGTATGGAAGAGGATGGGAAGCTCTATCTCTGTGTCTCTAGCCCTACAATCAAAGATAAGCCA GTCCAGATACGACCCTGGAATTTGAACGACAGTGACTTTGTGATGGATGGATCTCAGCCCCTTGACCCCAGAAAAACTATCTTTGTTGGGGGAGTTCCACGACCTCTAAGAGCTG TGGAGCTCGCCATGATTATGGACCGACTGTACGGCGGGGTGTGCTATGCTGGCATTGACACGGACCCTGAGCTGAAGTATCCTAAAGGGGCTGGACGTGTGGCCTTCTCCAATCAGCAGAGCTACATTGCTGCTATCAGCGCTCGCTTTGTGCAACTGCAGCACGGAGAGATCGATAAACGG GTGGAAGTGAAGCCATATGTACTGGATGACCAGCTGTGTGATGAGTGTCAGGGCACACGTTGTGGGGGAAAGTTCGCTCCGTTCTTCTGTGCTAACGTCACTTGTCTTCAGTACTACTGTGAATACTGCTGGGCAGCCATTCACTCGCGTGCCGGACGGGAGTTTCACAAGCCTCTAGTGAAGGAGGGAGGAGACCGGCCTCGCCACATCTCCTTCCGCTGGAACTGA